In Candidatus Tanganyikabacteria bacterium, a genomic segment contains:
- a CDS encoding response regulator transcription factor, with product MSDKAIRVVLIDDHRLVREGLKALLAMQGGVDVVGEAPGGETGIALVQEVQPDVVLMDVSMPGMSGIEATEAIRRVAPEVRVLALTMHESPEYFARMLDAGAAGYVLKGASSEELVTAIRSVWLGGLYVSAGVAAFLARLPPAAQAAGAPQVPRADAALTAREEEILDLLAEGLRNLEVAERLQVSVSTVGSHMANLVRKLGLENSRQLVLHAMRRRFSGDPP from the coding sequence ATGAGCGACAAGGCGATTCGCGTGGTGCTGATCGACGATCACCGCCTGGTTCGCGAGGGCCTCAAGGCCCTGCTGGCGATGCAGGGGGGCGTGGATGTGGTCGGGGAAGCGCCCGGGGGCGAGACGGGCATCGCCCTCGTCCAGGAAGTCCAGCCCGACGTGGTGCTGATGGACGTCAGCATGCCGGGGATGAGCGGCATCGAGGCCACCGAGGCGATCCGCCGGGTAGCACCCGAGGTGCGCGTGCTGGCCCTGACGATGCACGAGAGCCCGGAGTATTTCGCTCGCATGCTCGATGCGGGAGCGGCCGGCTACGTCCTCAAGGGAGCCAGTTCCGAGGAACTTGTGACCGCCATCCGCTCGGTCTGGCTCGGCGGCCTGTACGTGTCGGCGGGTGTCGCGGCCTTTCTGGCCCGCTTGCCGCCCGCCGCGCAGGCGGCCGGCGCGCCGCAGGTTCCCCGCGCCGATGCCGCTTTGACGGCCCGGGAAGAGGAGATCCTCGACCTCCTGGCCGAGGGCCTGCGGAACCTCGAGGTCGCCGAGCGGCTCCAGGTCTCGGTCAGCACCGTCGGCAGCCACATGGCCAACCTGGTCAGGAAGCTGGGTCTGGAAAACAGCCGGCAACTGGTCCTGCATGCGATGCGCCGGAGGTTTTCGGGGGACCCGCCCTAG
- a CDS encoding HAMP domain-containing protein, whose protein sequence is MRSFRAKLTLLFGVGLLVFGMLADHRAKDELRNALAAKLERRGVAIARDVAAFARDAVSTGDEFALVRILERTRANNSDVRYMLVIDPQGRVLASTFGSALPKGLLAANSLSPDEPWRLKRFATEEGVVRDIAARAPEESGTVRIGMSDQSLVAALADYSATLSLSLAVIVATGLLMAFGLAGVLTWPLFELMAAVRSVASGNLRETVASPGRDEIGELAAEFNAMTRALEDKEATRQTLVEKVITIQEEERKRIARDLHDDLSQSLLYVHMRLEELGTRLGKVDATSRWVLGEARDVLGKSLGQMRRIIGDLRPTILDELGLVAALRCHAESHLRPVGCELAMDADGATGRLPPVVEVAVFRIVQEAVNNIARHSGARQATIWLRIDPDRVAGRVTDDGSGMAPGAHAPQGAEGTGFGLQGMIERAGLLGGSLTIEPAADGGTTVSFQVPLAARRNG, encoded by the coding sequence ATGAGGAGCTTTCGCGCCAAGCTGACGCTGCTCTTCGGAGTGGGCCTCCTGGTCTTCGGTATGCTGGCCGATCACCGCGCGAAGGACGAGCTGCGCAACGCCCTGGCGGCCAAGCTGGAGCGGCGCGGCGTGGCGATCGCCCGCGACGTGGCGGCCTTCGCCCGGGACGCGGTCTCGACCGGCGACGAGTTCGCCCTGGTGCGGATCCTGGAGCGGACCCGCGCCAACAACTCCGACGTGCGTTACATGCTGGTCATCGACCCCCAGGGCCGCGTCCTGGCCAGCACGTTCGGCTCGGCGCTCCCGAAGGGCTTGCTGGCGGCCAATTCGCTCTCCCCCGACGAGCCGTGGCGCTTGAAGCGCTTCGCCACCGAGGAGGGGGTGGTGCGGGACATCGCGGCGCGCGCGCCCGAGGAGAGCGGGACCGTGCGCATCGGCATGTCCGATCAGAGCCTCGTGGCCGCGCTCGCCGACTACTCGGCGACCCTCAGCCTGAGCCTGGCCGTCATCGTGGCCACGGGCCTGCTCATGGCATTCGGCCTGGCAGGTGTCCTGACCTGGCCGCTCTTCGAACTCATGGCGGCCGTGCGATCGGTGGCGAGCGGCAACCTGCGGGAGACCGTCGCATCGCCCGGCCGCGACGAGATAGGTGAGCTCGCGGCCGAGTTCAACGCGATGACCCGGGCACTCGAGGACAAGGAGGCGACCCGGCAGACCCTCGTCGAGAAAGTGATCACCATCCAGGAAGAAGAGCGCAAGCGGATCGCACGGGATCTGCACGACGATCTGTCGCAGTCGCTGCTGTATGTCCACATGCGGCTGGAGGAACTCGGGACGCGCCTCGGGAAGGTCGATGCGACGAGCCGCTGGGTACTGGGCGAGGCGCGGGACGTGCTCGGGAAGTCCCTGGGGCAGATGCGGCGCATCATCGGCGACTTGCGCCCCACCATCCTCGACGAACTCGGCCTGGTGGCCGCGTTGCGCTGCCACGCGGAATCCCACCTCAGACCGGTAGGCTGCGAACTGGCCATGGACGCCGACGGCGCCACGGGCCGGTTGCCGCCGGTGGTGGAAGTCGCGGTCTTCCGCATAGTGCAGGAGGCCGTCAACAACATCGCCCGCCATTCCGGGGCGCGCCAGGCCACCATCTGGCTCCGCATCGACCCCGACCGGGTGGCGGGCCGCGTCACCGATGACGGGTCCGGGATGGCGCCTGGCGCCCACGCGCCGCAAGGGGCGGAGGGCACGGGATTCGGCTTGCAGGGGATGATCGAGCGGGCAGGCCTGCTCGGAGGAAGCCTGACGATCGAGCCGGCCGCCGACGGCGGGACGACGGTGAGCTTCCAGGTACCGCTGGCAGCGAGGAGGAACGGATGA
- a CDS encoding PhnD/SsuA/transferrin family substrate-binding protein has product MQWQGKNADTIFTSLVAAVAVVFALAFEIRESMVGRADEPLSLADLQPCCESASPRPARLLRFAVAPLLTPGIALSGLPAFGRYLAGRIGRPVETVNCRTFAEIEAQIRLGEADVAFLGSGPFVTGREEFGLVPLAVPVVAGSATGRTYLVVPEDGPVRGWADLRGKVMAFTDSLSSSGKLVPTFALTGLGATPDGFFRRVVYTHGVMHSIKAVAHGHVDGASVDGAVFDAAVRQDPSFGRRLRVAWRSAAFGNGPVVVDGRMPGDHRARIAAALTGMRADPAGRQALARLGLDGFERFEPRAYDALAAMVPRRRPR; this is encoded by the coding sequence ATGCAGTGGCAAGGCAAGAACGCCGACACGATCTTCACGAGCCTGGTGGCGGCGGTCGCCGTGGTGTTCGCCCTGGCTTTCGAGATCCGCGAGAGCATGGTGGGCCGGGCCGACGAACCATTGTCGCTGGCCGACCTGCAGCCCTGCTGCGAGAGCGCTTCGCCGCGGCCCGCCCGCCTCTTGCGCTTCGCCGTCGCCCCGCTCTTGACTCCCGGCATCGCGCTGTCTGGCCTGCCCGCTTTCGGGCGGTACCTGGCAGGCCGCATCGGCCGGCCGGTCGAGACGGTCAACTGCCGGACCTTCGCCGAGATAGAGGCGCAGATCAGGCTCGGGGAGGCCGACGTCGCGTTTCTGGGGAGCGGTCCCTTCGTGACCGGTCGCGAGGAGTTCGGACTGGTGCCGCTCGCGGTACCCGTGGTGGCCGGTTCGGCCACCGGCCGGACGTACCTCGTGGTGCCCGAGGACGGCCCGGTGCGAGGCTGGGCCGATCTGCGCGGCAAGGTCATGGCTTTCACCGACTCGCTGTCCAGTTCGGGCAAGCTGGTACCCACGTTCGCCCTGACCGGGCTCGGGGCGACTCCGGACGGCTTCTTCAGACGGGTCGTCTACACGCACGGCGTCATGCACTCCATCAAGGCGGTCGCGCACGGGCACGTCGACGGGGCCAGCGTGGACGGCGCGGTCTTCGATGCCGCGGTCCGCCAGGATCCGTCCTTCGGGCGGCGGCTGCGCGTCGCATGGCGGTCGGCCGCGTTCGGCAACGGTCCGGTCGTGGTCGACGGGCGGATGCCGGGCGACCACCGGGCGCGGATCGCCGCGGCGCTCACCGGGATGCGCGCCGATCCCGCCGGCCGGCAGGCGCTCGCCAGGCTCGGCCTCGACGGGTTCGAGCGCTTCGAGCCCCGCGCCTACGACGCGCTGGCCGCCATGGTGCCGAGGCGGAGGCCGCGATGA